CTAATAAGTACACTAAATGAagtggtattttttttacaaactttgTAAAAGTAAAAACTGTTTCCCAAACATTCTACCAGACAAGTGACTGgaatgtaaaattaaaaaatactgAATACGTAAACATTAATGTACCTTttgattaattttgtatttgaagtTATGTAACTCTAGTCTTGTACATTGACTTACAATTCTTTTTTGTTTCTGATTTCTTACAGAACTAGTAACTACCTCTATAGCCATCAGCTGGTCTGatcacattttaatttcaatttttaaagaagaaaaacaagGCTACTAATATTTCAGAAGTATGATTGGTATAGTAGAAGTTTCAGTTTGTGGAACGGCACTATGTGCCTACTACTACATCAAAGAGCAGTACGACTACACAGTACGCAAGATACCACCGGGTCCATCATCTTTCCCGCTGATTGGTAATGCCCTTAGCATCGATATCAAGACACCACATCAATCACTACTAGAGCTATCAAAGAAGTATGGTGATATTTTCAGTGTAAAACTGGGAACAGAGCGAGTGGTAATCCTCAACAGTGTAGAAGTTATCAAAGAAGCTTACAGGGGATCTGACATAGCTGACAGACCAAGACTCTATTCTCTGGATTTGCTGATGGGTGACAAGGGCTTCATGACATGTTCTGATCACATCGAGCGACGCATACACATGAGGCTCTGCAAAAATGCTATCAGAGCCATCAATGATACCAGCCTCAGTCAAAAAATCATGACAGAAGTCGACTATCTGGTCCATCAATTTAACAACATGGCTACCAAACCATTTGATCCAAAAGAAGACCTCAATCTGACTTCTTTAAACATCCTCTGCAATATCGTCTATGGTCAGCGTTATGAGAAAGGTGACCCAGAGCTTCAAGATATCCTAGACTACTCAGCTGAGATAGTGAAAGTCATTTCACCTGTCCACCCAGTAAATGCCATGCCTTGGCTTCGTTACTTCCCTAACAAATGGTTTGACGCCCTTTTCAAAGCCAAAGACATGAGAGACCGAACCCTGATGAAGAAGTACGTAGAGCATGTCGCAAATTATGAAGATGGTAAAATCAATGACTTAATCGATGCCTTGCTACATTCATCAAAGAAGGCTGTATCAGACAAGGATGATGATGCAATACAAGCACTCTCTCCAGAACACATCGTTATCAACATGTGGGTGATGTTCTTTGCAGGTAAAGTTTACTTATAATATACTCATTATTTTTATCCCAATGTTTCTTTAACtgttaaataatatggggattTGATGAAGtcgacaaaaaaaaatgaagctGTAAGAAGATAGAACTCATGGGAAGTTGAAAGCATATTTATGGCTATGCCTAGTTGAGTTGAAATACAGTGTACACCGTACCACGTTGTTGTAATTTTATCTAATGTACCGCATGTATACATGATGCACATGTATGTCGAGGCAAAACAAACATGATGAATTGTATGTACCACACATGTATCAAGGCCACTAAATCTGTGATTTGTGATTTGTAccattttgttgatattttataCTGAATCTAAGCATTTGTGtccatttctttgtattgttcatttcagttgTTTTGAACTTATGAAATGGCTGCCTAATGACACTTTGATGAGTAAATGTATCCAAAAAATTAATAAGTAAATGAATGCTTCACTTTCAGGCTCTGACTCAGTTATGAATACTCTTTCCTGGGCATTGCTTTACATGGCTTCTTTCCCTAAAGTTCAAGCTAAAGTGCAAGAACAAATAGACAAGGCAGTTGGAAGAGACACACCGGTCATGCTACAACACAAACAAGAGCTGCCCTACCTTAGTAAGTAACAATTCAATACAGTTGTGATATGCTCAACTCATACTATAGATACGTTAACAGAAAATCAGATCCAATCGGCTTTTTATTTGTATCAACATGATTTCATTGGCTTTCAATGGCAACTACCAACTTTATGGTTCACATACTGTTTTTTGTCTCAATTTAAATGACAAATATTGATATGAATTTGCAATGGAATGAAGGAAAT
This region of Glandiceps talaboti chromosome 4, keGlaTala1.1, whole genome shotgun sequence genomic DNA includes:
- the LOC144433590 gene encoding steroid 17-alpha-hydroxylase/17,20 lyase-like, whose amino-acid sequence is MIGIVEVSVCGTALCAYYYIKEQYDYTVRKIPPGPSSFPLIGNALSIDIKTPHQSLLELSKKYGDIFSVKLGTERVVILNSVEVIKEAYRGSDIADRPRLYSLDLLMGDKGFMTCSDHIERRIHMRLCKNAIRAINDTSLSQKIMTEVDYLVHQFNNMATKPFDPKEDLNLTSLNILCNIVYGQRYEKGDPELQDILDYSAEIVKVISPVHPVNAMPWLRYFPNKWFDALFKAKDMRDRTLMKKYVEHVANYEDGKINDLIDALLHSSKKAVSDKDDDAIQALSPEHIVINMWVMFFAGSDSVMNTLSWALLYMASFPKVQAKVQEQIDKAVGRDTPVMLQHKQELPYLTATIYEILRYSSQAVLGVPHCAAKDTQVKGFTIPKGTQVMANFWAVHHDEAGWEKPDEFRPERFLDDDDNVRKLSEFPYFMPFSTGRRMCMGQNITLTELFLILGGLMQKFIFDLPVGEEADLEGETYISLMPKPYNIVIYKRV